A DNA window from Thermococcus sp. M36 contains the following coding sequences:
- a CDS encoding biopolymer transporter ExbD, which translates to MVDLGFLLITFFIFTTTLSEHKTMGMVLPNDKPVKEPPLAGKSKVLNLILKDDKNIICYNGDDLTNPFSATYNAESLRAILIKKKQAVAAKFGDGNETIILIKPTSNS; encoded by the coding sequence ATGGTAGACTTAGGCTTTCTGCTCATTACCTTTTTCATTTTCACCACAACTTTAAGTGAGCATAAAACAATGGGGATGGTTTTACCCAATGATAAACCTGTGAAAGAACCGCCATTAGCCGGAAAAAGCAAAGTGCTCAACTTAATTTTAAAAGATGATAAAAATATAATCTGTTATAACGGAGATGATTTAACAAACCCTTTTTCCGCCACCTACAACGCAGAAAGTTTAAGAGCCATTTTAATAAAGAAAAAGCAAGCTGTTGCTGCTAAATTCGGCGATGGCAATGAAACCATTATTCTTATAAAACCTACGTCCAACAGCA